A window of Acidobacteriota bacterium genomic DNA:
GCGTTCCAGACGGCAGGTCTCCACGCAGTCGAGGATGTCCCGGGTGTAGGGTGCGGCCAGGCGGGGCTTGTGCGCGCGCAGCACCAGCCGGCACAGCGCCAGCTGCCAGGCGAGCCGTTCCCGGAGCGAGCCGGCCTGGCGGATGTGTTCGTTGAATGTGCTGAGGGCGCCGCCCAGCTGGTTGTGCGCCACCAGCTCCTGGGCGGCGGCCATCTCTCGGGAGACGGCCAGCGCCAGCTCGTCGACGGCGCCGGACGGTGTTGCCGGCCGGCCGCTCTCGCCACCGAGACTCAGCAGCCATTGCCGGGTGTCGTCATTGGCGAAGGGTATGCCGTCGGCGAACGCCAGGTTCTCGATTCCCCGGAATCACTGCACGAAAGCCTGGGTCTCCCGGATCACCGCTCCGGCTGCGGCAGTGTGCCCCAGCTGCTCCAGCCCTTCGGCCGATGTCCGGCTCAGGTCGATCCAGAAGAGGAATCGGATCACCGCGGATTCGCAGGTGCGGATTAACTCCGGCCAGTTACCAGCGGCGTACAGGTTGGCCAGTTCTAGAATGGTCTGCGCTTCCGGGGGCGGGATGCGGGTTTTCCCCGCTTCGGCCGGGGGGAGAGCCCGGACGGGCAGCCAGGCGGCGATGCGCACCAGCAGGTATGGCACCGGATCCGCCAGGTCCCTGGCCTGCATGAGCCGGGCGGCGCGGCCGAGATGGTCGAAGCCCAGCCGCAACAACTGGTCGGGGTCGGACACGTCCGGGGAGGCGGCGGGCACAGCCGGAGCGCCGGAATTGGCGGGCGCCGGGCGGGGTGGAGCAGTCGCCTGGGCAGACGCGGCGGGCGGCACCGCACCCGCCACCGAGATGAGTCCGGTCACCTGTTCGATGAGCGGGCGGAGAACGGGGGCCTCCTCCATCTTCTCCGCCAGGCAGCGATCGACGGCCACGAGGTCGTCCTGGAACGCCTGCCGATCGGCTTCGGACCATTCCTCGCGAGGCAGGTTCCGGGCAGCCGCCTGGACCTTCTCGTACCACCATTCCACGGCATTCTTTCGGCCGCGCATGCGTCGGACGGACGGATACATCGTGTCCCAGAAATGGTCGAGCAGATCCCGCAGGACGCGCACTCCACGAGCGAGTCCGCGGAGACGGTCCGTGTTCAGCAGGGCGACCGAGTAATAGCCGGCGACCAGCAGATGCTTGGAGTAACGGGACAGGATGTCATCGGCGAGGCGCGCGACCTGGCTCCAGTCGATGCTGCTGGCGGCTGACGGTGAGTTGAGCTTGCCCATTTCCGCTTCCAGGGCGGCGTAGGCGGGCAGGTCCTGCACATCGCTGCCGGCGGGATTGCCCGGGGCGACAGGGGTGCGGCCCAGTTCTTTCCAGTCACTCATGCGATCACATCCCGGCCGCTGGCTGGAGCGGCCA
This region includes:
- the tssA gene encoding type VI secretion system protein TssA, encoding MSDWKELGRTPVAPGNPAGSDVQDLPAYAALEAEMGKLNSPSAASSIDWSQVARLADDILSRYSKHLLVAGYYSVALLNTDRLRGLARGVRVLRDLLDHFWDTMYPSVRRMRGRKNAVEWWYEKVQAAARNLPREEWSEADRQAFQDDLVAVDRCLAEKMEEAPVLRPLIEQVTGLISVAGAVPPAASAQATAPPRPAPANSGAPAVPAASPDVSDPDQLLRLGFDHLGRAARLMQARDLADPVPYLLVRIAAWLPVRALPPAEAGKTRIPPPEAQTILELANLYAAGNWPELIRTCESAVIRFLFWIDLSRTSAEGLEQLGHTAAAGAVIRETQAFVQ